The Rubrobacter aplysinae DNA window GTCCGCGAGAAGACCGGGCTCAACATAGACGCCTACTTCTCCGGCTCGAAGGTCAAGTGGCTGCTAGACAACGTAGACGGCCTGCGGGAGCGCGCGGAACGGGGTGAGATCTGCTTCGGCACCATAGACTCCTGGCTCGTCTACAAGCTAACCGGCGGCCGAGAGCACGTCACCGACTACACCAACGCCTCCCGCACGCTGCTCTACAATATCTTCGACCTGCAGTGGGACGACGATCTCCTCGGGATGCTCGAGGTGCCGCGCGAGATACTCCCGGAGGTAAAGCCCTCCAGCCACGTCTACGGCAACACCGACCCGGAGGCCTTCTTCAGGGCCGAGATCCCCGTGGCCGGTATAGCCGGGGACCAGCAGGCCGCCCTCTTCGGCGAGGCCTGCTACGAACGCGGGATGGCCAAGAACACCTACGGCACCGGCTCCTTCGCCCTGATGAACACGGGCACGGAGCCCATAAAGAGCGAGGGCGAACTGCTGACCACCATCTCGTGGGGCATCGGCGACGAGCCTGTGGAGTACGCACTGGAGGGCGCGATATTCATCACGGGCGCTGCGGTGCAGTGGCTCAGGGACGGCCTCGGCATCATAAAGGACGCTTCGGAGACCGAGGAGCTTGCCCGCAGCGTGGACGACAACGGCGGCGTCTACTACGTCCCCGCCCTCGTCGGGCTCGGCGCGCCCCACTGGGACCCCTACGCCCGCGGCACCATCATCGGCCTGACCCGGGGCACGACCAAGGCCCACCTCGCCCGCGCCGCCCTCGAAAGCATGGCCTACCAGACCCGCGACGCGGTAGACGCCATGGAGCGGGACTCCGGCATAAAGCTCCCGAGCTTCCGCGCCGACGGCGGGGCCGCCGCAAACTCCTGGATGATGCAGTTCCAGGCCGACATCCTCGGCGTCCCCGTCGAGGTCCCCGACATCACGGAGACCACCGCTCTAGGCGCGGCTTACCTCGCCGGCATAGCCACCGGGTTCTGGAAGAGCCGCCAGGACGTCGCCGACAAGTGGCGGCTCTCCAGCCGCTACGAGCCCCAGATGTCCGACGACGACCGCGAGTGGCTCTACGGCCGCTGGACGGGCGCCGTGGAACGCTCCAAGGGCTGGGCCCGCGAGGCCGTGGAATCCCCGCTCACCTAGCCGGCCGGTAGACCCGGGAAAATCAGGGAAAACCAGGAAAGGAAGAGCAGAGCCATGAAGAAGGTCCTGAACGCCCCCGACCGGGCGGTCGAGGAGATGCTGCGCGGCATGGAGCTGGCCCACGGCGGGCGAAACGGAAACGACGGAGAGAGCGGCCTCATACGCCGCCTCTCCGGCCAGACCGTGGCGGTGCGCGCCGACGCGCCCGTTAGCGGCAAGGTCGCCATCGTAAGCGGTGGCGGCTCCGGCCACGAGCCCGCCCACGCCGGGTACGTCGGTCCCGGCATGCTCGACGCCGCCTGCGCCGGGGAAGTCTTCACCAGCCCCTCGCCGGAGCCGGTGCTAGAGGCGACGAAGGCCGTGGACGGCGGAGCGGGAGTGTTCTACGTCGTAAAGAACTACACCGGCGACGTGCTCAACTTCGAGATGGCCGGAGAGCTCGCCGGAACCGAAGATATAGAGACCGACTACGTCGTCATCAACGACGACGTGGCGGTCGAGGACTCGACGCATACCACCGGGCGGCGCGGCGTTGCCGGGACGGTGCTCGTGCACAAGATCTGCGGCGGCGCCGCCGACGACGGCAAGAGCCTCCCGGAGATAAAGTCCCTGGCCGCCCGCGTAAACGAGAACGTCCGCTCGATGGGCATGGCGCTCACGAGCTGTGTCCCGCCCGAGCGCGGCGAGCCCATCTTCGACATCGCCGAAGACGAGATGGAGCTCGGCATCGGCATCCACGGCGAGCCCGGCACCGAGCGCCGCAAGATAGAGCCCGCAGACAGCATCGTGGACATGCTCCTGGAGAAGGTGCTCGGCGACTCCGTGGACTACTCCGGATCAGGCGGTCAAGACGTGGCCGTGATGGTCAACGGCATGGGCGGCACGCCCCTGATGGAGCTATACGTAGCCTACGCTCGCGTCCATGACGTGCTCGCGGAGAACGGGATAAACGTCCACGGTGCGCCCTACGTCGGCGAGTACATGACCTCGCTGGAGATGGCCGGATTCTCGGTGACGCTGCTCAAGCTGGACGACGAGATGAAACGCTACCTCGCAGCCCCGTGCAGCGTCGCCGCCGGCGGGTTGTTCTAAGTCTGTTCCAAACACGAGCTTACGAATCCCTATGATCCTGATAACCCTGATGAAAGGAGTCTCGCGAAGTGGACTTTAGCGTATACCTCGCCGAGTTCGTCGGCACCCTGATACTGGTTCTGCTGGGCGACGGCGTGGTCGCCGGCGTACTACTGAGATACTCCAAGGCGGAGGATGCGGGCTGGATCGTCATTACCTTCGGGTGGGGCCTGGCCGTGGCCCTGGCGGTCTACTCAGTAGGCTGGGTTAGCGGCGCCCACATAAACCCGGCGGTCACCGTGGGTCTGGCCTCGATAGGCTCCTTCGACTGGGCCATGGTGCCGGGATACATACTGGCCCAGATGCTCGGCGCGTTCACCGGAGCCGTGCTGGTGTGGCTCGCCTACTACGATCACTGGGGGGCCACCGAGGATGCCGGCCTGAAGCTCGGCGCGTTCTGCACCGCGCCCGGTATCCGCAACACCGTGCCGAACTTCATTACCGAGGTCATCGGCACCGCCATGCTCGTCTTCGGCGTCGTTGCCATCGGCGCGAACGCGACGGCGATAGGCTCCTCCGGGGGCGTGGACCTCGCCGCCGTCTTCTCCACGGGTATAGCGCCGCTGCTCGTCGGCTTCCTGGTGCTCGCCATCGGGCTCTCACTCGGTGGCCCGACGGGCTACGCCATCAACCCGGCCCGCGACCTCGGGCCGCGTATAGCCCACGCCGTGCTCCCGATAGCCGGCAAGGGTGGCTCGGACTGGGGCTACTCCTGGATACCGGTGGTTGCCCCCATAGTCGGCGGCGTTATCGGCGCGGTGGCCTACAATATCCTCGGGTTCTAGGAGACGGTTCGTGGCGGGCCCACTATAAGGCCCGCCGCTTCATGGATTTTCGTAGACTTCCCTAGACTTTCATAAACCTCGTAACTCAACCCGGAGGGAGGGTGTAGAGATTTGGGCGCCACCGAGAGCACCGTGGCCGCCGTGCGGGCGATGGCCGCGGCGATGAAGGAGAACCGCGAGCATCTTACCCAGCTGGACGCCGCCATAGGCGACGCCGACCACGGCACGAACATGAACCGGGGCTTCGAGGCCGCCCTCGAACGCCTGGGAGAGCCCGGATCTCCCGCCGAGGCGCTAAAAGCGGTCTCCACGGCCCTCATAAGCAAAGTCGGAGGCTCCGCGGGCCCACTCTACGGCACGGCCTTTCTCCGGGCCTCCTCCGAGCTTGGCGAGGAGGTCTCTGCGGCTGAAGCCGCCTCGGCACTCGAAGCGGCGCTCGCCGGGGTCGAGCAGCGTGGAAAGGCAGAGCCCGGTGAGAAGACCATGATAGACGCCTTAGAGCCCGCCGCCCGCGCCGCCCGGGAGGCCGCCGGGGCGGAGAGAGGCGTCGCGGAGGTCCTCCGGGCCGCCGCGGACGCCGCCCGAGAAGGGGCAGAGTCCACCGCCCCGATGACCGCGACCAAGGGCCGCGCCAGCTATCTCGGCGAGAGGTCCGCCGGGCACGTGGACC harbors:
- the glpK gene encoding glycerol kinase GlpK yields the protein MAGTHILAIDQGTTGTTVLVFNHDGEVVGRSYSEFTQHYPKPGWVEHDANEIWSVTLRCIGTALGDANISASKELEAIGITNQRETAVMWDRSTGEPVHHAIVWQDRRGAELCDSLNDQGYGPMVREKTGLNIDAYFSGSKVKWLLDNVDGLRERAERGEICFGTIDSWLVYKLTGGREHVTDYTNASRTLLYNIFDLQWDDDLLGMLEVPREILPEVKPSSHVYGNTDPEAFFRAEIPVAGIAGDQQAALFGEACYERGMAKNTYGTGSFALMNTGTEPIKSEGELLTTISWGIGDEPVEYALEGAIFITGAAVQWLRDGLGIIKDASETEELARSVDDNGGVYYVPALVGLGAPHWDPYARGTIIGLTRGTTKAHLARAALESMAYQTRDAVDAMERDSGIKLPSFRADGGAAANSWMMQFQADILGVPVEVPDITETTALGAAYLAGIATGFWKSRQDVADKWRLSSRYEPQMSDDDREWLYGRWTGAVERSKGWAREAVESPLT
- the dhaK gene encoding dihydroxyacetone kinase subunit DhaK, coding for MKKVLNAPDRAVEEMLRGMELAHGGRNGNDGESGLIRRLSGQTVAVRADAPVSGKVAIVSGGGSGHEPAHAGYVGPGMLDAACAGEVFTSPSPEPVLEATKAVDGGAGVFYVVKNYTGDVLNFEMAGELAGTEDIETDYVVINDDVAVEDSTHTTGRRGVAGTVLVHKICGGAADDGKSLPEIKSLAARVNENVRSMGMALTSCVPPERGEPIFDIAEDEMELGIGIHGEPGTERRKIEPADSIVDMLLEKVLGDSVDYSGSGGQDVAVMVNGMGGTPLMELYVAYARVHDVLAENGINVHGAPYVGEYMTSLEMAGFSVTLLKLDDEMKRYLAAPCSVAAGGLF
- a CDS encoding MIP/aquaporin family protein yields the protein MDFSVYLAEFVGTLILVLLGDGVVAGVLLRYSKAEDAGWIVITFGWGLAVALAVYSVGWVSGAHINPAVTVGLASIGSFDWAMVPGYILAQMLGAFTGAVLVWLAYYDHWGATEDAGLKLGAFCTAPGIRNTVPNFITEVIGTAMLVFGVVAIGANATAIGSSGGVDLAAVFSTGIAPLLVGFLVLAIGLSLGGPTGYAINPARDLGPRIAHAVLPIAGKGGSDWGYSWIPVVAPIVGGVIGAVAYNILGF
- the dhaL gene encoding dihydroxyacetone kinase subunit DhaL, which codes for MGATESTVAAVRAMAAAMKENREHLTQLDAAIGDADHGTNMNRGFEAALERLGEPGSPAEALKAVSTALISKVGGSAGPLYGTAFLRASSELGEEVSAAEAASALEAALAGVEQRGKAEPGEKTMIDALEPAARAAREAAGAERGVAEVLRAAADAAREGAESTAPMTATKGRASYLGERSAGHVDPGAASTHLLLEAIAGSMEGQEG